A window from Leptothermofonsia sichuanensis E412 encodes these proteins:
- the ndhL gene encoding NAD(P)H-quinone oxidoreductase subunit L, translated as MEITVALLYLALAGAFLVVIPAGLYFYLQARWYVASSFERGFMYFLVFLFFPGLLLLSPFLNFRPKRRQIEG; from the coding sequence ATGGAAATCACTGTCGCACTGCTTTATCTTGCTCTCGCGGGAGCCTTTCTAGTTGTGATTCCCGCAGGGTTATATTTTTATTTACAGGCACGCTGGTATGTTGCCAGCTCGTTTGAGCGCGGGTTCATGTATTTTCTGGTATTTTTGTTTTTCCCAGGGCTGTTGTTACTCTCTCCTTTCCTAAACTTCCGCCCCAAACGCCGCCAGATTGAAGGATAG
- the trpA gene encoding tryptophan synthase subunit alpha, with the protein MPSVSECFESLRDRARCALIPFITAGDPDLETTAEALKLLDRSGADLIELGVPYSDPLADGPVIQAAATRALQRGTRLENVLEVVRQVSPQVRSPIILFTYYNPILNRGVEQFLKQVSEAGVKGLVVPDLPLEEAEILLHPASTWGVEITLLIAPTSPAERIAAIAQKSQGFIYLVSTTGVTGIRTQVQSRVKDLLVELRTVTDKPIGVGFGISQPEHARQVADWGADAAIVGSAFVKRLAEGSPTQGLNSIAEFCQSLKAAMSPT; encoded by the coding sequence ATGCCCTCTGTTTCTGAATGTTTTGAATCCCTGCGCGATCGCGCCCGCTGTGCCCTGATTCCGTTTATTACGGCGGGAGATCCTGATCTGGAAACGACGGCAGAAGCGTTGAAGCTGCTGGATCGCAGCGGGGCTGATTTAATCGAGTTGGGGGTCCCCTATTCCGATCCGCTGGCAGATGGTCCCGTGATTCAGGCGGCGGCGACGCGGGCATTGCAACGGGGCACACGCCTGGAGAATGTATTGGAGGTGGTACGGCAGGTCAGTCCCCAGGTGCGATCGCCGATTATTCTGTTTACTTACTACAATCCCATCCTGAACCGGGGTGTTGAGCAGTTCCTGAAGCAGGTATCCGAAGCAGGTGTGAAGGGGCTGGTGGTCCCTGATCTGCCCCTGGAGGAGGCAGAGATTTTGCTGCATCCAGCTTCAACCTGGGGGGTTGAAATCACCCTGCTGATTGCACCAACCAGTCCGGCTGAGCGAATTGCCGCGATCGCCCAGAAGTCCCAGGGATTCATTTACCTGGTCAGCACAACCGGGGTCACAGGGATACGAACTCAGGTACAATCGCGGGTCAAGGATTTACTGGTAGAACTCCGTACTGTCACGGATAAACCCATTGGAGTGGGGTTTGGCATTTCTCAACCAGAACATGCCCGTCAGGTTGCAGACTGGGGGGCAGATGCTGCGATCGTCGGCAGTGCGTTTGTTAAACGCCTGGCAGAAGGGTCACCAACTCAAGGTTTGAACTCAATTGCTGAATTTTGCCAGAGCTTAAAAGCCGCCATGTCCCCGACATAA
- a CDS encoding DUF3007 family protein produces the protein MRRIDVIGIGFGIFVAGGLAYLFFQSVGLDSISAGIWAQTLLVGGLLGWLLTYAFRAVTQTMTYNQQIKDYQQAVLQKRLEELSPEELERLQAEVEQEKEKEGKCSSGN, from the coding sequence ATGCGACGGATTGATGTCATTGGAATTGGGTTTGGAATCTTTGTAGCCGGGGGGCTTGCCTACCTGTTCTTTCAGTCCGTTGGACTGGATAGTATCTCAGCCGGAATCTGGGCACAGACGCTTCTGGTGGGGGGCTTATTGGGCTGGCTGTTGACCTATGCGTTCCGTGCAGTCACCCAGACCATGACCTATAACCAGCAGATTAAGGACTACCAGCAGGCCGTCCTGCAAAAGCGGCTGGAGGAACTATCCCCGGAGGAACTGGAAAGACTCCAGGCAGAAGTTGAACAGGAAAAAGAAAAAGAGGGGAAGTGTTCCTCTGGCAACTAA